Within Pseudomonas cichorii, the genomic segment CGCACTATGTACCCGCGATTGTTGCGACCGGCCAGACACCCCAAGGCATACCCGCAGCAACCCAGAAAATAAGCGAAACGCTCACCGATTTTTCCATCAACCGCTTTTCATCCATACAGGATGGCGTCATTTCCATTGCGCACAAGGACGGCAGCCCTTTGAGCGCGTCGTTGACCCCCGAATACATTCGAGACTTGTTGCAGTCGCTGGATGTCGCTACCGACTATCGGCAACTGGTCGATTCGGCGCTCGATAACCGTAGCCCTTCCCATCTTGTGCGCAAGAGTAACTTTGCCGAGCAGATTCCGGTTACAGAGGTCTTGAAGGCATTTGTACTCAAACTCAGGAACAAGCTGTCGGCTGAGGCATATGACTTTATCGAGTCTGTATTCAATATGCCTGACGGTATTGCCCGCTTGCCGGTCCGTGGGTGGGACGTGGTGCTGAGTCCCTTGCTGATCCTGCCCGCTCCCAAAGGCTGGGAGCCGACTCCGGTTCTTGGCGTTTACGTGATTACTCCTAAAGCTTCGCAGCAGCCGGGGCCCTGGGTGATCTATGCGCCGCTGTGCGAGCAGTGGACATTCAGAGAGTATGCCGACCAGGCAGCTCTGGTGACCGACCTGTGTACTTCCGGCAGTCTCCAGACGTATGTCCTTGACCGCATTGACCCGACCATGCGCCACATCTATGACCATGGTGGCTTTCACGAGCCACATCTGCCTTTCAGCATTGAAGACTCGATGGGCCTTCCCTTTGAGCGCCCGCTGCCGGTGACTTTCATGCTGGAGCCCTGCGAGGGGAATGCGCTGGAGTATCTGTTACCGGGGGTTCTTGAGGCTTTCAAGTTCGATATACGTCAGCAAAGCGTTACCAATGACGAGAACCGGCGCACCTCGTCAAAGTACTTGTTCGGCCTTGCGGTTGAACAAGTACTGGCATTCGTGCCGGGGCGTCTCGGTGCGTTGGTCGGTGTATGGCAGAGCCGCGATCTGTTTCACTCTTCGGCTGTTTCCATTGGCGAGCAGAGGTGGGGCAAGGCCGTATCGGAACTTGCAGCAGGTTTGAGCGTGCTGATTTCATCCCGGCAAGAACCACATAAAGGTCTTTTATCCGAAGAGGAGGTGACAGTCGGGTCTGCAGAGTCCACGTCCTTCCCTGAGTTTTCCTGGAGCACCAATGCGCTTACCGAGGAATTACGCAGCCGCCTGAGTGCGTTCGAGGTACATGACGTCGCTCTGAACGCGCTCCGCAAGGATGAAGTGCTCAACGTTTCCAGGGATGAGAATACGGGCAGGCAGTACGCCGCCGTCAATGGCAAGGTATATCAGGTCCAGTCCAGCAAGGACGGTTGGTTTATCGTCATGCAGGACAAGGTCGGGCCTTCCATCAAGCTTGATACGAACCAGCATTGGGCACTGCAATTGCAAGGTGGCCTCAAGGGCGGCGGTGGCGTTGTTACCCGCATGAAAAACAACCTGGTGGAAATGGAGGTCAGTGAGAGTCTGGTCGTCGATGCCCGCGGTATACACCAGATTCGTCAGATCTACCGTGACAGGGCGCAATGCATCGAGCAGGGGCATACGCAGGCTCGCCGTTACCTGGAAAACTGCCTTGATAATCTTAACCAGGACACACTCGATCCTCGTGTCGAACATATTGTCGCCAGCTTCTTTGATGCAAGGCATCCGGACACGCGCCTGTACGATGCCGTCAAGAAAGTCGTGACATCCATCTACGAAGAGCTGATTTCCCCGTCGTTGTCGCCCATCAATTCGCAGCGTTATATCGTCGGATTCAATAAAAGAGGGAATGAGACATCCAGTGCCTTTGTCTTTTCCAAAGACCCTTTGAAAAGGATTTTTCTGACCGAGCAGTTTTTTCGTTTGCCTCGCTATCGCTTCAAGGTCAAGGTCATCAGGTCGGGCAGTTTCAACTATGGCGATCATTACCGTGCGACGATTCTGATTCATGAATTGTCCCATCTGGTTGCAGGTACCGAAGATATTGCCTACGTGGATTCCTATGCCCCCTTTGTCGACTTGCTGGAAGATGCTCCGGGCTATCGGCTACGCATCAAGAACGAACAGATCATCCAGCAACAGAAATCCCTGTCCTACCAGACCGATCGCAGCCAGTTGTTCAAGCAGATTGAAAATGATGACTGGAAGGATCTGAGGCGAGGGGATGCAAAGAACGCGATCCTGCGTATAACCGGCAAGAGAACCCTAGAGGAGGCCAGGGAAGTGTTCTATACCGATATCCAGAAACGCACCGATGTCATGCTCAGTAATGCCGACTCGGTGACCTTGCTGATCTCCTTGCTGGGGCGACAGCGGTTCACCTGAGCGTCAGGCCTACACCAGATAATGGCGCAGCTCCCTGGCAATCAACAGGCGCTGAATCTCACTTGAACCTTCATAGATCTGGGTAATGCGGGCATCCCGGTAATAGCGCTCCACGGGATAGTCCTCCAGATAGCCATAGCCACCATGAACCTGTATCGCCTTGGAGCAGACCCACTCGGCCATTTCCGAGGCGAACAGCTTGGCCTGCGAGGCTTCGGACAGGCAGGGCAGACCTGCACTGCGCAAGCGTGCAGCATGCAGGACCAGCAGTCGTGTCGCGTTGATGCGCGTGTGCATGTCGGCGAGCATGTTTGACACGCTTTGGTGCTCGATAATCGGTTTGTCGAACTGCACCCGCTCCCGGGCATAGGCCAGCGCGGCCTCGAATGCGGCGCGGGCTATCCCCAATGCCTGCGCGGCAATTCCGATACGCCCGCCTTCCAGGTTCGACAAGGCAATGGCCAGGCCCTTGCCGCGTTCGCCCAGCAGGTTGGCAGCGGGAATCCGGCAATCGTTGAGCGTCACGGCGCAGGTGTCCGAAGCGCGAATGCCCATCTTGTGTTCGCTGCGATCAACCACGAAGCCCGGGTTATCTGTGGGCACCAGAAAGGCTGACAGACCTTTCTTGCCCAGTTCGGGATCGGTCACGGCAAACACGATTGCCAGTTGCGCACGCTTGCCGTTGCTGACGAACTGCTTGGCACCGTTGATGACCCAGTGATCACCCAGCAACTCGGCACGGGTGCGCAGGTTATGCGCTTCGGAGCCTGCATGGGGTTCGGTCAGGCAGAAACAGCCGATGGCCTTGCCGCTGGCCAGTTTCGCCAGCCAGGTCTGCTTCTGTTCTTCATTGCCGTAATTGAGGATCGGGCCGCAGCCCACCGAACTGTGGACGCTCATCAGCGTGCCGGTGGCGGCATCGGCGGCGGAGATTTCTTCGACCGCAAGGGCATAAGCCACGTAATCGATATAAGTCCCGCCCCATTGTTCAGGCACGATCATACCCAGCAAACCCAGCTCTCCAAGCTTGTAGACCAGTGCATCGTCTATCCAGCCGGCCTTTTCCCAAGCCTGTGCGTGGGGGGCGATTTCATTGCGGGCGAAATCCCGCGCCATGTCGCGGATCATCACCTGCTCTTCAGTGAGTTCGATATCGTGCATGACTCACACCTCCAGGCTGCTGAAGAAACGCTGCACATGCCCGGCGTTCAACGCTTTTACGCTGGGAGGGTTCCACTGCGGCAGGCGGTCCTTGTCGATGATCAGGGCGCGTACGCCTTCGATCAGGTCGCCATGCTCGAACCACAGACGATCCAGATGCAGCTCCATGTCAAAGCAGGCCTGCAAGGACATGTGCCGACCGCGCCGGATCATTTCCAGCGTCACCGCCATGGCCAGGGGCGAATGTCTGTGCATCAGGTCGGCGGTGTTCAAGGCCCATTGATGGGTGTCGGCAATTGTCACTTGCTGCAACTGTTCGATGATGCCCGGCAAGTCTGACAAACCGAAGAAGTGGTCGATGGCCGGTCGCAGGGCTTCCAGCGGGGGAGAAGGCAGGCGCTGGGTACCCAGTCTGGCCATGGCGCCCTGCAGATCCTTGAGGGGCGTGGATTTCCATTTCAGGTGATCGAGCATGTGATCCAGTCGAGGCAGCATATTGCTGTTCATGGACCAGTCGGCAAGGCCGCAATACAAGGCATCGGCTGCCTCGATCTGCACGCCGGTGATGCCCAGGTAAGTCCCCAGTTCGCCGGGTATACGGGGCAGGAAATAACTGCCGCCTACATCCGGGAAATAACCGATGGCCACTTCCGGCATGCCCAACCGGCTGCGCTCGGTCACCACTCGCAGATCAGCACCCTGCACGAGTCCCATGCCACCGCCCAGCACCAGGCCATCCATCAGGGCCAGCACCGGTTTGCGGTAGCCGTGGATCGTCAGATCCAGTGCATACTCTTCGATGAAGAATGTCTGGTGCTGGCTCTGGCCGCTCTTGTAGGTTTCATACAGGGAGCGGATATCACCGCCGGCACAGAACGCCTTGTCGCCTGCACCGCGCAATACCACGGCATACACCTTGGGATCTTCGGCCCAGGCATCGAGCTGGCGCTGCAGGGTACGGATCATGTCCAGATCGATGGCGTTCAGGCTGGCGGGGCGATTCAGGGTGAGATGGCCGATATGATTGCGGACCTCAACCAGAATCGGCTTCTGGCCGGGTTTGCGAACCGAGAGAGCGGGTGACACCTGTGAACTCATTCTGAACTCCTTGTTCGTTTGCTCTTCTTCTACTTATTATTTTTAGCGTGAACAGATCCTAACAGCGCCAATGAGCAAAACAAAATTGCGCTTAAGCATAGTCTGAAGCAGCAATTTGCCAGCTGTTGTTTGGACCTTTCGCGAATAAATTCGCTCCTACAGTGCTTGAACGGGCGCGAATTCATTCGCGAAAACCCAGAAAGGAATCCATGAACGACAAATATGCTCCCCGCCAGTGGCAACCCCACGAGCGGCCCACCATGCCGGGCTCGCCTTCCACGCCCCTGCACTCCACGCGCAGGCGCTGGGCCTTTGCGTTGGTGGGCGTCATCGTTGCCCTGACCGGCGGCCTGGGCAATGCGCTGGTGGTGGCCAATCTGCCTTACCTGCAAGGCGCACTGGGCGCGACTTCGGCGGACATCGCCTGGTTGCCGGCGGCCTACGTCATGACCAACGTGTCGATGAACCTACTGCTGGTGAAGTTTCGCCAGCAGTATGGCTTGCGTGCTTTCACCGAATTGTTTCTGGTGCTCTATTCCTTGGTGACACTGGCCCACTTGTTCGTCAATGACATCGATTCGGCGATTGCCGTGCGTGCAGCCCACGGCATGGTGGGCGCTGCGCTCAGCACCCTCGGGCTGTATTACATGATTCAGGCCTTCCCCCAGAAGTGGCGGCTCAAGGCACTGGTGCTCGGGCTCGGTACAGCGCAACTGGCGACGCCGCTGGCGCGACTGGTGTCCGAAGACCTGTTACAGATTGCCGAATGGAGAGGCCTGTACCTGTTCGAGCTGGGCATGGCGCTGTTGTCGCTGGGTTGCGTGCTGATGCTCAAGCTGCCGCCCGGTGATCGCTTCAAGGCATTTGAAAAGCTCGACTTCCTGACCTTCAGCCTGCTGGCCAGCGGTTTTGCCCTGTTGTGCGCGGTGCTGTCGCTGGGACGTATCGAGTGGTGGCTGGAGGCGCCCTGGATAGGCATTGCCTCTGCTGCTTCCATCGCCTTGATCTGTGCGGGACTGGCCATCGAGCATAACCGCAGCAACCCTTTGCTGATTACCCGCTGGCTGGGCAGTGGCGCGATTCTGCGCCTGGGGTTGGCGGTGATCCTGTTTCGCATTGTGCTGTCGGAACAGTCAACGGGGGCCGTAGGTTTTCTGCAGACCCTGAACATGGGCAGCGAGCAGTTGCATACCCTTTATCTGGTCATGCTGCTGGGCAGTATTGCCGGTCTGGCGGTCAGCGCCCTGACCATCAACCCTGCACACCTGATCAAGCCGCTGCTGATTTCCCTGGCCATGATGGCGGTGGGAGCCTGGATGGACAGCGGCTCGACCAGCCTGACCCGGCAATCGAACATGTACCTCAGCCAGTTTCTGCTGGCGTTCGGCGGGACGTTTTTCCTGGGGCCGACCCTGGTGCTGGGCATCAGTGGCGTCATCGCCAACCCGCGCAACATGGTGAGTTTTTCCGTCCTGTTCGGGATCACCCAGAACATCGGCGGGCTGATCGGGGCCGCTGTGCTGGGCACTTTCCAGATCGTGCGCGAGAAATTCCATTCCAGCCATCTGGTCGAACACCTGACCCTGATCGACCCGCTGGTGCAGTCACGCCTGCAAAGCGCCGCTGCCGGTTACGCCTCAAGCATTGCCGACCCCGCGTTGCGCACGACCCAGGGCATTCGCTCGCTGTCGACCCTGGCAACACGCGAAGCCAATGTCCTGGCCTATAACGATGTCTTCATGTTGATTGCCGTGATCGCCGTACTGACGATGATCTGGATTTCAGCCCGAATGATTTGGCTGAAGATGACCACACGCCCGCTTTCAGCCGTTAATCCACCTTCCGTCCCCAGCAGTGGCGCTACCTCTTCATGAACGAACCGAACCCGCCTGACAAAGCGTCATCCCGAACTGAAAACAACGATGAGTCCATTCAGGCCCCCGACACGCCACCGCCACCACCGGTGACCACGCCGCCCACCAGCGAGCCACGCTCAAGGCGCAAGCGCATCATCTCGTCGGCGATCTTTGCCGGTATTGCTTTGGCGGGTGTGCTGATCGTGCTGTATGCGTGGGAACTGCCACCGTTCACCAGCCCGATCCAGAGCACC encodes:
- a CDS encoding acyl-CoA dehydrogenase family protein, whose product is MHDIELTEEQVMIRDMARDFARNEIAPHAQAWEKAGWIDDALVYKLGELGLLGMIVPEQWGGTYIDYVAYALAVEEISAADAATGTLMSVHSSVGCGPILNYGNEEQKQTWLAKLASGKAIGCFCLTEPHAGSEAHNLRTRAELLGDHWVINGAKQFVSNGKRAQLAIVFAVTDPELGKKGLSAFLVPTDNPGFVVDRSEHKMGIRASDTCAVTLNDCRIPAANLLGERGKGLAIALSNLEGGRIGIAAQALGIARAAFEAALAYARERVQFDKPIIEHQSVSNMLADMHTRINATRLLVLHAARLRSAGLPCLSEASQAKLFASEMAEWVCSKAIQVHGGYGYLEDYPVERYYRDARITQIYEGSSEIQRLLIARELRHYLV
- a CDS encoding enoyl-CoA hydratase/isomerase family protein produces the protein MSSQVSPALSVRKPGQKPILVEVRNHIGHLTLNRPASLNAIDLDMIRTLQRQLDAWAEDPKVYAVVLRGAGDKAFCAGGDIRSLYETYKSGQSQHQTFFIEEYALDLTIHGYRKPVLALMDGLVLGGGMGLVQGADLRVVTERSRLGMPEVAIGYFPDVGGSYFLPRIPGELGTYLGITGVQIEAADALYCGLADWSMNSNMLPRLDHMLDHLKWKSTPLKDLQGAMARLGTQRLPSPPLEALRPAIDHFFGLSDLPGIIEQLQQVTIADTHQWALNTADLMHRHSPLAMAVTLEMIRRGRHMSLQACFDMELHLDRLWFEHGDLIEGVRALIIDKDRLPQWNPPSVKALNAGHVQRFFSSLEV
- a CDS encoding MFS transporter, which translates into the protein MNDKYAPRQWQPHERPTMPGSPSTPLHSTRRRWAFALVGVIVALTGGLGNALVVANLPYLQGALGATSADIAWLPAAYVMTNVSMNLLLVKFRQQYGLRAFTELFLVLYSLVTLAHLFVNDIDSAIAVRAAHGMVGAALSTLGLYYMIQAFPQKWRLKALVLGLGTAQLATPLARLVSEDLLQIAEWRGLYLFELGMALLSLGCVLMLKLPPGDRFKAFEKLDFLTFSLLASGFALLCAVLSLGRIEWWLEAPWIGIASAASIALICAGLAIEHNRSNPLLITRWLGSGAILRLGLAVILFRIVLSEQSTGAVGFLQTLNMGSEQLHTLYLVMLLGSIAGLAVSALTINPAHLIKPLLISLAMMAVGAWMDSGSTSLTRQSNMYLSQFLLAFGGTFFLGPTLVLGISGVIANPRNMVSFSVLFGITQNIGGLIGAAVLGTFQIVREKFHSSHLVEHLTLIDPLVQSRLQSAAAGYASSIADPALRTTQGIRSLSTLATREANVLAYNDVFMLIAVIAVLTMIWISARMIWLKMTTRPLSAVNPPSVPSSGATSS